In Capsicum annuum cultivar UCD-10X-F1 chromosome 7, UCD10Xv1.1, whole genome shotgun sequence, one genomic interval encodes:
- the LOC107856783 gene encoding uncharacterized protein LOC107856783 has translation MSSSRKAWIVAASRKAWIVAASIGAVEALKDQVGLCRWNYPLRSLAQHTKNNMRSYSQAKKLSSSLIANKAEHSEESLRTIMYLSCWGPN, from the coding sequence ATGAGTTCAAGCAGGAAAGCATGGATAGTAGCAGCAAGCAGGAAAGCATGGATAGTAGCAGCAAGTATTGGAGCTGTTGAAGCCTTAAAAGATCAAGTTGGTTTGTGCAGATGGAATTACCCATTGAGGTCTTTGGCACAACACACAAAGAATAACATGAGATCTTACtctcaagccaagaaactttctTCATCCCTAATTGCAAACAAGGCAGAACATTCTGAAGAATCATTAAGGACAATTATGTATTTGAGCTGTTGGGGTccaaattga
- the LOC107856782 gene encoding uncharacterized protein LOC107856782: protein MSSTSRAWIAATSVGVVEALKDQGLCRWNYSIRSINQHVKNNIRSYSQAKKMSSQSSSLISTKSEMKEKAKQSEESLRKVMYLSCWGPN, encoded by the coding sequence ATGAGTTCAACAAGCAGAGCATGGATAGCAGCAACTAGCGTGGGAGTAGTAGAGGCACTAAAAGATCAAGGACTTTGTAGATGGAATTACTCTATTAGATCCATAAATCAGCATGTCAAGAACAATATAAGGTCATATTCACAAGCCAAAAAGATGTCTTCCCAATCTTCTTCTTTGATTTCTACAAAAAGTGAAATGAAGGAGAAAGCAAAGCAGTCTGAAGAGTCTCTTAGGAAAGTCATGTACTTGAGCTGTTGGGGTCCCAATTGA
- the LOC107856798 gene encoding uncharacterized protein LOC107856798 — MSSSRRAWIVAASIGAVEALKDQVGLCRWNYPLRCVAQHTKNNIRSYSQAKKLSSSLIANKAEQSEESLRKVMYLSCWGPN; from the coding sequence ATGAGTTCAAGCAGGAGAGCGTGGATAGTAGCAGCAAGTATTGGAGCTGTTGAAGCCTTAAAAGATCAAGTTGGTTTGTGCAGATGGAATTACCCATTAAGGTGTGTGGCACAACACACAAAGAATAACATAAGGTCTTACtctcaagccaagaaactttctTCATCACTAATTGCAAACAAGGCAGAACAATCTGAAGAATCTTTGAGGAAAGTTATGTACTTGAGCTGTTGGGGTCCCAACTAA